In a genomic window of Venatoribacter cucullus:
- a CDS encoding outer membrane protein assembly factor BamE, which produces MQQGNIVTQDMLDKLQPGMTERQVIFVMGNPVLRNPYETRRWDYLYTLEERDTITQNYRISLFFDNAGRFTHYTGTLPAKEIQEEDQLDSLPREQASPNTVPEDL; this is translated from the coding sequence GTGCAACAGGGCAACATTGTTACCCAGGACATGCTCGATAAGCTGCAGCCCGGCATGACCGAGCGTCAGGTTATTTTTGTAATGGGCAACCCGGTATTACGCAATCCTTATGAAACCCGTCGCTGGGATTACCTGTACACCCTGGAAGAACGCGACACAATTACTCAGAATTACCGCATCAGCCTGTTCTTTGATAACGCGGGGCGATTCACCCATTACACCGGCACCCTGCCGGCCAAAGAGATTCAGGAAGAAGACCAGCTCGACAGCCTGCCACGGGAGCAGGCGTCACCCAATACTGTACCGGAAGACCTCTGA
- the fur gene encoding ferric iron uptake transcriptional regulator has translation MSDQNVELRKAGLKVTLPRVKILSILESNPDAHLSAEDVYKSLIEAGEDVGLATVYRVLTQFESAGLVARHNFDGGHSVFELDRGDHHDHMVDVEDGNVIEFTNEQIERLQHQIAEEHGFELVEHSLVLYVRKKK, from the coding sequence ATGTCCGACCAAAACGTGGAATTGCGTAAAGCCGGTCTTAAAGTCACCCTGCCGCGGGTAAAGATTCTGAGCATTCTGGAAAGTAACCCGGATGCTCACCTGAGTGCAGAAGATGTCTACAAATCGCTGATTGAAGCGGGTGAAGATGTCGGCCTGGCTACCGTTTATCGCGTGCTGACTCAGTTTGAAAGTGCTGGTCTGGTGGCACGGCATAACTTTGACGGCGGTCATTCGGTTTTTGAGCTGGATCGTGGCGACCATCATGACCATATGGTTGATGTGGAAGACGGTAATGTTATCGAATTCACCAACGAACAGATCGAACGCCTGCAGCACCAGATTGCTGAAGAACATGGCTTCGAGTTGGTTGAACACAGCCTGGTGCTGTACGTCCGTAAAAAGAAATAA